Genomic window (Elusimicrobiota bacterium):
ATCATCAGGCTCCAGCGCGCCTTGCGCGGGTCGTTGCAGGCCAGGAGCCTTTGGACCATGTCCTGGTCCGTGCCGTAGGCCGCGGCCGAGTTGAAGAATCCCCAGATGGAGATGAGAAAGAACAGGCTTAGGTTCTCTGGCTTTACGAGCTCGAGGAAATTGAACTTGTTGTAGACGCTCCCGTCGGGCCGGACCGCGTGTTTGCCCGCCTCGATGATGCCGAGCACGCCTCCGGGGACGTGGCCGGTGATGTAGACCAAGGCCGCGGCCGCCCCGGTGATGAGAAGGGTGAACTGGAGGAGATCGGTCCAGGCGATGGCCCTGCCGCCGCCCACCGTCGTGTAGGCGAGGATGGTGCCCACGGTGACGAGGACGCAGGCGGGATAGGAGAGCGCTCCCCCGCTTACGACTTCGAGCACCTTGGCGATGGCGACCACGCGCACGGTCGAGGCCAAGGTGCGGGAAAGCAGGAAGTAACCCGAGCATGCGGTTCGGGTGGAGGGTCCGAAGCGCTGGGCCACGGCCTCGTAGATGGAGGTGACCCGAAGCTTCTGATAGACGGGCAGGAAGACCCCGGCCACTAAAAAGGCCGCGGCGATGTCTCCCACGTTGCTGAAAAGGTAGCGGAAGTCCGCCGCGAAACCCTCGGCCGGGGTGCCCACGAAGGTGAGGGCCGAGATGGTGGTGGCCAGGAAGCTCGCGGTGGTGACGAGCCAGGGGATGGAGCGGCTGGCGAGGAAATAGTCCTCGGTCGTCTTCTTGCCGCGCCGGGCCGCCCACCAGCCGA
Coding sequences:
- a CDS encoding sodium/solute symporter (Members of the Solute:Sodium Symporter (SSS), TC 2.A.21 as described in tcdb.org, catalyze solute:Na+ symport. Known solutes for members of the family include sugars, amino acids, nucleosides, inositols, vitamins, urea or anions, depending on the system.), with the translated sequence MSLGLLDGSILLAYVLALGSIGWWAARRGKKTTEDYFLASRSIPWLVTTASFLATTISALTFVGTPAEGFAADFRYLFSNVGDIAAAFLVAGVFLPVYQKLRVTSIYEAVAQRFGPSTRTACSGYFLLSRTLASTVRVVAIAKVLEVVSGGALSYPACVLVTVGTILAYTTVGGGRAIAWTDLLQFTLLITGAAAALVYITGHVPGGVLGIIEAGKHAVRPDGSVYNKFNFLELVKPENLSLFFLISIWGFFNSAAAYGTDQDMVQRLLACNDPRKARWSLMISGLVGIPIASLFLFIGVALYAYAKVHPEFTAGMTDTDHVFPRFILTTMPHGLRGLLLAAVASAAMGSSDSALASLATAFTVDFYRPFWGENASEEEAVRASKLSFFAFGLLFILFALVLRRLDSLLWLAFRIVSFTYGPLLGVFSLAILTDWKVESRKIIALMLSTTACFLVLALAAWWQSSHGGGPFWIALHKTYWRLYVILGALIIPCGAYFMREKGPGEELFTQLRREVV